One segment of Ziziphus jujuba cultivar Dongzao chromosome 12, ASM3175591v1 DNA contains the following:
- the LOC107405828 gene encoding lignin-forming anionic peroxidase: MASNAFAFVPALLFLLMMLFSSTSKAQLSSTFYDKTCPNALSTIRTSIRAGISRERRMAASLIRLHFHDCFVQGCDGSILLNDTANNEREVIFNKNSARGYELIDNAKTEVEKICPGVVSCADILAVAARDASVAVSGPSWTVKLGRRDSTTPYPYVALSDLPRFTESLPELIARFEHKGLSERDMVALSGSHSIGQAQCFTFRDRIYNGGDIDAGFASTRRRGCPVSSGDSKLAPLELVTPNQLDNNYFKNLLQKKGLLQSDQVLFSGGSTDTIVSEYSRNPSTFLADFASAMVKMGDIEPLTGSAGQIRSICHAVN; the protein is encoded by the exons aTGGCTTCCAATGCATTTGCATTTGTTCCTGCCCTTCTCTTTCTGTTGATGATGCTTTTCAGCTCAACAAGCAAAGCTCAACTATCTTCTACATTTTATGACAAAACTTGTCCTAATGCTCTCAGTACCATCCGAACTTCCATCAGAGCTGGAATTTCCCGTGAACGTCGAATGGCGGCCTCTCTCATTCGCCTTCATTTCCATGACTGTTTCG TGCAGGGTTGTGATGGATCCATTTTACTCAACGATACTGCTAATAATGAAAGGGAGgtaattttcaataagaattcagCAAGAGGTTACGAACTCATAGACAATGCGAAAACAGAGGTCGAAAAAATTTGCCCCGGTGTGGTATCTTGTGCTGATATTCTAGCAGTGGCAGCTCGTGATGCATCGGTTGCAGTGAGTGGTCCATCATGGACGGTGAAGCTTGGAAGAAGAGATTCAACAACACCATATCCATATGTTGCATTGTCTGATCTTCCTCGTTTCACCGAAAGCCTTCCGGAACTTATAGCTAGATTCGAACACAAAGGCCTAAGTGAAAGGGACATGGTTGCCTTGTCAGGTTCGCATTCAATCGGACAAGCTCAATGCTTCACATTCCGCGACAGAATTTATAATGGCGGCGACATTGATGCTGGCTTCGCTAGCACTCGAAGACGGGGTTGTCCCGTTAGCTCAGGTGATTCAAAGTTGGCACCACTTGAGTTGGTAACACCAAATCAATTGGACAATAATTACTTCAAGAACTTGCTTCAGAAGAAAGGTCTTCTTCAATCTGATCAGGTTCTATTCAGTGGAGGATCAACGGACACCATTGTATCTGAGTATAGTAGGAATCCTTCAACTTTCTTGGCTGACTTTGCTTCTGCCATGGTTAAAATGGGAGATATTGAGCCTCTTACTGGTTCTGCTGGACAGATAAGGAGTATTTGTCATGCTGTCAACTAA
- the LOC107429729 gene encoding serpin-ZXA has protein sequence MEFCVKLAAEGILEEVIKDQGKNVVMSPTSMNLLLNMAALGSSGDTLKQFHGCLAENVINEVNSWAEKSTKGLIKDFLPPSIQLKPPLLLANALYFKATCKDQFKASLTRDFHLLAGKTIKVPFMTQVEQKQRYGSFKDFQVVRLYYDTGGCYHYDNDHPSFCMDIILPDRRNGLQDLLQKFNSDTELLMEKLGLTLPFNYKLADFTETIHSPLGKQLFIDKMFQKSCIEVDEEGTEGASVSGGLGFGGRSMYCQAPEVEFVADHPFMFIIREEVSGAVIFTGAVLNPLSA, from the exons ATGGAGTTCTGCGTGAAACTTGCTGCAGAAGGAATTTTGGAGGAGGTTATCAAGGATCAAGGCAAGAATGTTGTGATGTCCCCGACCTCGATGAACCTTTTGCTAAACATGGCGGCTTTGGGTTCTTCAGGGGATACTTTGAAGCAGTTTCATGGATGtctt GCAGAGAATGTAATTAATGAAGTGAACTCATGGGCGGAGAAGAGCACGAAAGGCCTCATCAAGGACTTTTTGCCACCCTCAATACAATTGAAACCACCACTCTTACTTGCAAATGCTCTCTACTTCAAAGCAACCTGCAAGGATCAATTCAAAGCCTCATTGACTCGGGATTTCCACCTTCTGGCTGGGAAAACTATTAAAGTACCTTTCATGACTCAAGTAGAGCAGAAGCAGCGTTATGGATCATTCAAGGATTTCCAGGTTGTCAGACTCTACTATGATACAGGTGGGTGTTACCATTACGATAACGACCACCCAAGTTTCTGTATGGATATCATTCTTCCTGACAGAAGAAACGGACTCCAAGATCTGCTACAAAAGTTCAATTCTGATACAGAACTT CTCATGGAGAAATTGGGATTGACTTTGCCTTTCAATTACAAGCTTGCTGATTTCACAGAGACGATCCATTCTCCGCTTGGCAAACAGCTTTTTATTGACAAAATGTTTCAGAAATCATGTAttgaagttgatgaggaagGTACAGAAGGAGCTTCAGTTTCTGGTGGACTTGGGTTTGGGGGAAGATCAATGTATTGTCAAGCTCCTGAGGTGGAGTTTGTTGCTGACCATCCTTTCATGTTCATTATCAGAGAAGAAGTTTCTGGGGCTGTGATTTTCACTGGCGCTGTTCTTAATCCCCTCTCTGCATAA
- the LOC125418507 gene encoding lignin-forming anionic peroxidase-like has translation MVALSGSHTIGQAQCATFRDRIYNNESDIDGGFARTWKRGCPANQGDGNSNLAPLHLVTPNQLDNNYFKNLIQMKGLLESDQVLFSGGSTDGIVSNTVITPQNFCLTLLLPWLKWEIMSLSLVLLDR, from the coding sequence ATGGTTGCACTGTCAGGATCACATACAATTGGACAAGCTCAATGTGCCACATTCCGTGACAGAATTTACAACAATGAGAGCGATATTGATGGTGGTTTTGCTAGGACTTGGAAACGCGGTTGCCCTGCTAACCAAGGCGATGGCAATTCTAATTTGGCTCCGCTTCATTTGGTGACACCGAATCAATTGGATAATAATTACTTCAAGAACTTGATTCAGATGAAGGGTCTTCTTGAATCTGACCAAGTTCTCTTCAGCGGAGGATCAACGGACGGCATTGTATCAAATACAGTAATAACCCCTCAAAATTTCTGTCTGACTTTGCTTCTGCCATGGTTAAAATGGGAGATAATGAGCCTCTCACTGGTTCTTCTGGACAGATAA
- the LOC107429735 gene encoding serpin-ZX: MEFCVKVVTEGILEELTKNNPNRNVVMSPASMNVVLNMAASGSAGKTLDQFLGSLGSETITELSCKTSSLMGLFDLDTAADPDPDYSDSAYNAPPELSLVNVMFVDQQCPLKPSFQEIVRDVYKTEPKIVDFNQEEKVRNEVNSWAEEKTKGLIKGFLPPTSKLKGPLFFANALYFKAAWLDQFVASSTRDEDFHLLDGKTIRAPFMTQIEESMQRCGSFEDFKVIRLNYSTGGCYSNNHPRFCMDIILPERKNGLQDLLERFNSDTKLLLQDFKLEDMLVTEIWIPKWKFSYDLDTIELMNKLGLTLPFKYPEADFTEAMDSPLGKLLHIGKMYHKACISVNEEGTEGASIFSAELLAGSMYRPPEVQFVADHPFMFMIREKVSGVVIFTGAVLNPLSDN; the protein is encoded by the exons atggaGTTTTGTGTGAAAGTTGTGACAGAAGGGATTCTGGAGGAGCTGACCAAGAATAATCCCAACAGGAACGTGGTGATGTCTCCGGCATCCATGAACGTTGTTCTTAACATGGCGGCTTCCGGGTCGGCAGGCAAAACTTTGGACCAGTTTCTCGGCTCTCTTGGGTCCGAAACCATTACTGAGTTGAGCTGCAAGACTTCGTCTTTGATGGGTCTCTTTGACTTGGACACTGCGGCAGACCCAGACCCTGACTACTCTGATTCAGCGTATAATGCTCCTCCTGAATTGTCTTTAGTGAACGTCATGTTTGTAGACCAGCAATGTCCTTTGAAACCTTCTTTCCAAGAGATAGTCCGAGACGTCTACAAAACAGAACCAAAAATTGTCGACTTTAATCAG GAAGAGAAAGTTAGAAATGAAGTGAACTCATGGGCAGAGGAGAAAACAAAGGGCCTCATCAAAGGGTTTCTGCCACCCACATCAAAATTGAAAGGACCACTCTTTTTCGCAAATGCTCTCTACTTTAAGGCAGCATGGTTAGATCAATTCGTTGCCTCATCGACTCGGGACGAAGATTTCCACCTTCTTGATGGGAAAACTATCAGAGCACCTTTCATGACCCAAATAGAAGAGAGCATGCAGAGGTGTGGATCATTCGAGGATTTTAAGGTTATCAGACTCAATTATAGTACCGGTGGATGTTATAGTAACAACCACCCACGTTTCTGTATGGATATCATTCTTCCTGAAAGAAAAAATGGACTCCAAGATCTGCTAGAGAGGTTTAATTCTGATACAAAACTTCTACTCCAGGATTTTAAGCTGGAAGATATGCTGGTTACTGAGATATGGATTCCAAAGTGGAAGTTTTCTTATGATTTGGACACTATTGAGCTAATGAATAAATTGGGATTGACTTTGCCTTTCAAATACCCGGAAGCTGATTTCACAGAGGCAATGGATTCACCACTTGGCAAGTTGCTTCACATTGGGAAAATGTATCACAAAGCTTGTATTTCTGTTAATGAAGAAGGGACAGAAGGAGCTTCAATCTTTTCTGCTGAATTACTGGCTGGATCAATGTATCGCCCTCCCGAGGTACAATTTGTGGCTGATCATCCTTTTATGTTCATGATCAGAGAAAAAGTTTCTGGGGTTGTGATTTTCACTGGAGCTGTTCTTAATCCCCTCTCTGATAATTGA